In the genome of Gammaproteobacteria bacterium, the window ATGGAGACTTGGTGGCGCTGGTAGTTGTGTCCGATCCGATAAAGCCACACGCGCGCGCCGCCGTGCAACGTCTCAGGGCGCTGGGGTTAAAGGTCACCATGCTCACCGGTGACCAATATGCCACTGCCCTCGCAGTAGCCATGGCGATAGAAGTGGATAGCGTCCTTGCTGAAGTGCTCCCCGTCGATAAGGCGCGAGAAATTACACGTCTTCGCAACAGTGGTGAAGTAGTAGCGATGGTCGGTGACGGGATTAATGACGCCCCAGCTTTGGCATGCGCTGATTTAGGATTCGCCATCGGTTCTGGAACCGATATCGCCATCGAAAGTGCAGATGTCACGCTCCTTGGTGATTCACTTCACGCCGTAGCGGACGCTATTTATATTTCTCGGGCCACGGTACGCAATATCCGCCAAAATCTGTTTGGCGCATTTTTTTATAATATTTTAGGAATTCCCGTGGCTGCTGGAATTCTTTATCCCTTCTTCGGAATTCTCCTGAATCCCATGATTGCCGGCGCTGCAATGGCTATATCCTCTATCAGCGTGGTAACTAACGCCAATCGCCTCCGAGGCTTTCGTCCACCCGGATAGTTTCAAACCGAACAACCATCAATTCAACCTTTTGTAGGACTAATTACAATGCCAGGTCCATTGCTATTACGCGCGGATGCCAGTTTTGGCATTGGCACCGGTCATGTGATGCGGCTGATTGCCCTAGTTGAGGCTTGGCAGGAAATTACTGGAACTGACGCATCGGGAAAAACGGAAGATATTGGATCGGCCTTGCTTCTAGGTCGGATATCCATTCCACAGTTGCGCCAACGCCTGGTGGAAGCAGGTATTGGGTTATGGGATCTCCTAGTGAGCCATCCCGATCCAGGAGATCTAGTGGCGCTAACCAACCTCGCCGAGGTTCTCCAGCCTGCGTGGATTGTATTGGACGGTTATCATTTCGATTCAGCTTACCAAGCGGCGACCCGCGCTCTTGGAATTCCAGTGCTGATTCTCGATGACATGGCCCATCATGGCCAATATCACGCCGATTTATTGCTTAATCAAAATATCAACGCCGACGGATTGCATTATTCGGTAGGCGCAGATACCCGTCTTCTGCTTGGCTCCCGTTATTGCATGTTGCGTGCGGAATTGCGCGCCACCCGAAACGCAATAGTCGAAAATGTAAAATATTTTCCCAAGGAAGGAAAAAAGGAAGAAAAATTGGCATCCCGCCCCTGGCGGCTACTTGTAACTATGGGTGGAGCGGACCATCGCGGTCTGAGCTTTTTGGCCTTGCAAGCACTAGCCGAGCTGGGTGCAGCATGGGAAGCCAAGGTAGTAATGGGGAGCGCCGCGTATCAGTCACATCAATTATGTCAACTAGCAGCGGAGCTACCCAAAGTTGAGATACACACCGACGTGCGTGACATGGGACCATTAATGGTCTGGGCTGATATGGCCCTCTCCGCTGCTGGTTCGACTACTTGGGAACTGGCATGCCTGGGAGTCCCCGCCTTGCTGGTGGTAGTCGCGGATAATCAGAGCGTCGTTGCCCGGACGGCAGCAAGTATCGGCTGCGCCATTGACCTTGGTGAGTGGAAAAATTTAACAGCCTCCGGACTCGCTCATGCCTTAGCACAACTCGCCGCTAATGAACAACAGCGCACCGCGATGAGTATCGCTGGACGTGCTTTGGTCGATGGTGAGGGAGCTACCCGAGTGGCACGGATAATGCTTGAACTAATTTAGCAGTTACGCAGTTGAACTTGAACAGTTTTTTACTGACGCTTGAAAACCGCCTGCTTTTCTCCCCATAGCTAACAGGGTGGCTCTCTCGCAGAGCATCCGGTGGCTTGTTAATTTAATCAAATAATTAAAGTTCAACTGCGTAACTCCTAAACCCATCTAATATCCCGCGCAAGATTTCCGATAATATACTAATACACTCTGACTCAAGGTAATCGACAATGGCTCGTAACAACTTTCATTGCTTAAAAAAATCAAATTCATTGTTTACTTTCCGCCGCAAGGCATTGGTGATGGCCGTCGCCGCCTGTTTGAGTGGAAATCCCTTGGCCAATCCAACGGGCCTTGAAGTGGTAAATGGTCAGGCGCGAGTTACGACTCAAGGCAATGTCCTAACGGTCACTAATTCATCTAACGCGATTCTAAATTGGCGTGGTTTCTCCATTGCTCCAAACGAAACAACGCGCTTTGTTCAGCCTGATGCTACAAGCGCAGTGCTCAATCGGGTGACTGGACCTGACCCATCCGCAGTGCTGGGGAAACTTCACTCTAATGGTCGAGTATTTTTGATCAATCCCAACGGTGTTTTGTTCGGGTCCGAGGCAAAAGTGAACGTGGCCGGACTCACTGCCTCAACTGCGAACATCTCCAACGAAGATTTCAACCGGGGAAAACTCAATTTTACTGCCGCTTCTAATGCAGGGGCAGTCAAGAATCGGGGCAACATTACCACTCATACTGGCGGTTCGGTCTATCTCGTGGGTTCTTCAGTGGAGAACAGCGGCCTTGTCGAGGCACCT includes:
- a CDS encoding UDP-2,4-diacetamido-2,4, 6-trideoxy-beta-L-altropyranose hydrolase, with the translated sequence MPGPLLLRADASFGIGTGHVMRLIALVEAWQEITGTDASGKTEDIGSALLLGRISIPQLRQRLVEAGIGLWDLLVSHPDPGDLVALTNLAEVLQPAWIVLDGYHFDSAYQAATRALGIPVLILDDMAHHGQYHADLLLNQNINADGLHYSVGADTRLLLGSRYCMLRAELRATRNAIVENVKYFPKEGKKEEKLASRPWRLLVTMGGADHRGLSFLALQALAELGAAWEAKVVMGSAAYQSHQLCQLAAELPKVEIHTDVRDMGPLMVWADMALSAAGSTTWELACLGVPALLVVVADNQSVVARTAASIGCAIDLGEWKNLTASGLAHALAQLAANEQQRTAMSIAGRALVDGEGATRVARIMLELI